The Candidatus Eisenbacteria bacterium genome window below encodes:
- a CDS encoding phosphopantetheine-binding protein: MSARTVDEIAAVLVGFINREIMAPGHTVTAAESLDAAGVDSMALLKVLLFIERTFGFWVPDEDLVDAHVSTAERLARYVVARGAAR; encoded by the coding sequence ATGAGCGCACGCACCGTCGACGAGATCGCCGCCGTGCTGGTTGGCTTCATCAATCGGGAGATCATGGCGCCGGGGCACACCGTGACGGCGGCGGAGTCGCTCGACGCCGCCGGCGTCGACTCGATGGCGCTGCTCAAGGTGCTCCTCTTCATCGAGCGCACGTTCGGGTTCTGGGTCCCCGACGAGGACCTGGTCGACGCTCACGTCTCGACCGCCGAGCGCCTGGCGCGCTACGTGGTCGCGCGCGGCGCGGCGCGATAG
- a CDS encoding tryptophan 7-halogenase, translating into MGRALRIAIVGGGAAGATLGALLAERGADVAIFHDGRRPPLVVGESLVPAIVPILRRLGIEDEVAALGVHKPGVTFAWGPDDVYRFLFVRFAGRFPPYAYNVPRPAFDDLVLARARKAGARVVARRVALAPAEGGGVALDAPSRAAAGWDEAAPDFVADASGRTRAIARTLGLSERRGPRDDVAHFAHYTGFDWDETPGTVLISRLAAGWSWRIPLRSALSVGVVVPRDVAARWGASPEERLERAIAEEPTLAAAGRRRKRVTDVMTYSNYQLVTEQGQGPGWALLGDAFGFVDPMLSPGVFLALRSAELLADALAPPADRTRAAGEMGDVGPRLVGYQAAMHLLFDAWLELIETLYSGNLFGLYRAGTDLVREHNNLFTRLMERHIGLHIAGMAAGVRTTSPYSRGLIRTLSKYGMRGVDPRELAVR; encoded by the coding sequence ATGGGGCGCGCGCTCCGTATCGCGATCGTCGGCGGCGGTGCGGCCGGCGCCACGCTGGGTGCGCTGCTCGCGGAGCGGGGCGCGGACGTGGCGATCTTCCACGACGGCCGGCGCCCGCCGCTCGTGGTGGGCGAGTCGCTCGTCCCGGCGATCGTGCCGATCCTGCGGCGCCTCGGGATCGAGGACGAGGTGGCCGCCCTCGGCGTGCACAAGCCGGGCGTGACGTTCGCGTGGGGCCCCGACGACGTGTACCGCTTCCTGTTCGTGCGCTTCGCGGGTCGCTTCCCTCCGTACGCCTACAACGTGCCCCGACCCGCGTTCGACGATCTCGTGCTGGCGCGCGCCCGCAAGGCCGGCGCGCGGGTCGTCGCCCGGCGCGTGGCGCTCGCACCCGCGGAGGGCGGGGGGGTGGCGCTCGATGCTCCGAGCCGCGCGGCGGCGGGCTGGGACGAGGCAGCCCCGGACTTCGTCGCCGACGCGAGCGGCCGCACGCGCGCGATCGCCCGGACGCTGGGCTTGTCCGAACGCCGTGGTCCGCGGGACGACGTGGCGCACTTTGCACACTACACCGGCTTCGATTGGGACGAGACGCCGGGAACGGTGCTGATCAGTCGCCTCGCCGCGGGCTGGAGCTGGCGCATTCCGCTGCGTTCGGCGCTCTCGGTCGGGGTCGTCGTTCCGCGAGACGTGGCCGCGCGGTGGGGTGCGTCGCCCGAGGAGCGCCTCGAGCGTGCGATCGCCGAGGAGCCCACGCTCGCCGCGGCCGGGCGGCGCCGCAAGCGGGTGACGGACGTCATGACCTACAGCAACTACCAGCTCGTGACCGAGCAGGGGCAGGGTCCCGGGTGGGCGCTTCTGGGCGACGCGTTCGGCTTCGTCGATCCGATGCTGTCGCCCGGAGTGTTCCTCGCCCTGCGCTCGGCCGAGCTGCTCGCCGACGCGCTCGCCCCGCCGGCGGATCGCACCCGAGCGGCCGGCGAGATGGGCGACGTCGGCCCGCGCCTGGTCGGGTACCAGGCGGCGATGCATCTTCTCTTCGATGCCTGGCTCGAGCTGATCGAGACGCTGTACAGCGGGAACCTCTTCGGGCTCTATCGCGCCGGAACCGACCTCGTGCGCGAGCACAACAACCTCTTCACCCGGTTGATGGAGCGTCACATCGGGCTCCACATCGCGGGTATGGCAGCCGGCGTGCGCACCACCTCGCCGTACAGCCGTGGGCTCATTCGCACGCTCTCGAAGTACGGGATGCGTGGGGTCGACCCGCGCGAGCTCGCGGTACGATGA